The Archangium primigenium genomic interval CTCTTCATCGGCACGCTCAAGACGACGATGGTGTCCATGCTGGTGGCGGTGCCGCTGGGCGTGGCGGGGGCGCTGTTCGCGGCCGAGTTCGCGCCCCGGCGCCTGCGCGAGGTGCTCAAGCCCACCATCGAGATGCTCGCCGGCATCCCCTCGGTGGTGCTCGGCTTCGTGGCGCTCATGGTGTTCGCCAGCTTCCTGCAGGACACGCTCGGGCTGGGCTCGCGGCTCAACGCCCTGGTGGCGGGGCTGGGCCTGTCGCTCGCCATCGTGCCCGTCATCTTCACCGTGTCCGAGGACGCGCTCACGGCGGTGCCGCGCAGCTACCGCGAGGCGTCGCTGGCGCTCGGCGCCACGCCCTGGGAGACGGCCTGGAAGGTGGTGCTGCCCGCGGCCGCCCCGGGCATCCTCGCCGCGTGCGTGCTGGGCTTCGGCCGGGCCATCGGCGAGACGATGATCGTCCTGATGGCCTCGGGCAACGCGGCCATCGTGTCCGCGTCCCTCACGGACTCGGTGCGCACGCTGTCGGCCACCATCGCCGCGGAGATGGGCGAGGTGGTGTCGGGCAGCCCCCACTACGCCCTGCTCTTCTTCATCGGCGTGGAGCTCTTCTTCTTCACCTTCCTCATCAACATGGTGGCCAGTACGTGGACCCGGCGGGTCCTCAAGCGGCTGTCGGGAGCGGGCGCATGAGCCCCGCCTGGCGCCGGGGCGTGGGTGGAGCGCTCACGTCCCTCACCGGCCTCGCCGCGCTGCTCATCGTGGCGCTGCTGGCCGTCATCATCCTGGACATCGTGCGCGGCGGCCTCGGGATGATCTCCTGGCGCTTCCTCACCGAGCCGCCCTCGGACGGCATGATGGCCGGCGGCATCTTCCCCGCCCTCTACGGCACGGCGGCGCTCACGCTGCTCATGACGCTCGCGGTGATGCCGGTGGGCGTGCTCACGGCGGTGTACCTGCACGAGTACGCACCGCCGGGCTCGCTGCTGGCGCGCGCGGTGCGCGTGGCCATCATCAACCTGGCGGGCGTGCCCTCCATCGTCTTCGGCCTGTTCGGCGTGGGCTTCTTCATCCACTTCGTGGGCGGCAACCTCGATCGGCTGCTCGGCTACCAGGAGCTGCACTGGGCCCAGCCCGGCATCCTCTGGGCGGCGCTCACGCTGGCGGTGCTCACCCTGCCCGTGGTCATCGTGTCCACGGAGGAGGCGCTGCGCGCGGTGCCCCTGGAGCAGCGCACGGCGAGCCTCGCCCTCGGGGCCACGCAGAGCCAGACGCTCGCGCGGGTCGTGCTGCCGGGCGCGCTGCCGGGCATCCTCACGGGGGCGGTGCTGGCGGTGTCGCGCGGCGCGGGCGAGGTGGCCCCCATCCTCTTCACCGGCGCGGCCTACTTCCTGCCGGAACTGCCCCAGGCGCTCAACTCGCAGTTCATGCACCTGGGCTACCACTCCTACGTGCTGGCCACCCAGTCGCCCGACGTGGAGGCCACCCGGCCCCTGCTCTACGGCACCGTGCTGGTGCTGCTCGTGCTGACCTTCGCCCTCAACCTCGTCGCGGTGCTCATCCGCGCCCGCACCCGCCGGCGCGCCGCCGCGGCCCACTGAGTCCCGTCCGCCATGCCCTCGTCCCCGTCGTCTCCCGCGCGCATCAAGATGGAGTCCCGCGCGCTCACCCTGCGCTATGGCAACAAGGTGGCCGTCAAGTCGGTGAACCTCACCCTGCCCGAGCACCAGGTGACGGCGCTCATCGGCCCCTCGGGCTGCGGCAAGTCCACCTTCCTGCGCTCGCTCAACCGGATGAACGATCTCATCCCCGGCACCAGCCACGAGGGCACCGTGCTCCTGGAGGGCACGAGCATCCATGACCGCAACGTGGACGTGGTGGACCTGCGCCGCCGCGTGGGCATGGTCTTCCAGAAGTCCAACCCGTTCCCCAAGAGCATCTTCGAGAACGTGGCCTATGGCCTGCGCGTGGGCGGGATGAAGGACAAGGCGGAGCTGGCCGCGCGGGTGGAGAAGTCCCTCCGGGGCGCGGCGCTCTGGGACGAGGTGAAGGATCGCCTCGGGGACAGCGCCCTGGGCCTGTCCGGCGGCCAGCAGCAGCGCCTGTGCATCGCGCGCGCCCTGGCCATCGAGCCCGAGGTGCTGCTCATGGACGAGCCCGCGAGCGCGCTGGATCCCATCGCCACCGCGAAGATCGAGGAGCTCATCTACGAGCTCAAGG includes:
- the pstC gene encoding phosphate ABC transporter permease subunit PstC, which encodes MQGQGFVGPAAVAPRLSSAARRRQLREKAIAGVITAMAFTGIAALVLILVFVAREALTLFLDAEARHEASPSKMFLPQVVRAGKPTAFVWQPVSSVPKVSMIPLFIGTLKTTMVSMLVAVPLGVAGALFAAEFAPRRLREVLKPTIEMLAGIPSVVLGFVALMVFASFLQDTLGLGSRLNALVAGLGLSLAIVPVIFTVSEDALTAVPRSYREASLALGATPWETAWKVVLPAAAPGILAACVLGFGRAIGETMIVLMASGNAAIVSASLTDSVRTLSATIAAEMGEVVSGSPHYALLFFIGVELFFFTFLINMVASTWTRRVLKRLSGAGA
- the pstB gene encoding phosphate ABC transporter ATP-binding protein PstB; translated protein: MESRALTLRYGNKVAVKSVNLTLPEHQVTALIGPSGCGKSTFLRSLNRMNDLIPGTSHEGTVLLEGTSIHDRNVDVVDLRRRVGMVFQKSNPFPKSIFENVAYGLRVGGMKDKAELAARVEKSLRGAALWDEVKDRLGDSALGLSGGQQQRLCIARALAIEPEVLLMDEPASALDPIATAKIEELIYELKARYTIAIVTHNMQQAARVSERTAFFYMGELVECGPTESIFTNPREKRTEDYVTGKFG
- the pstA gene encoding phosphate ABC transporter permease PstA; amino-acid sequence: MSPAWRRGVGGALTSLTGLAALLIVALLAVIILDIVRGGLGMISWRFLTEPPSDGMMAGGIFPALYGTAALTLLMTLAVMPVGVLTAVYLHEYAPPGSLLARAVRVAIINLAGVPSIVFGLFGVGFFIHFVGGNLDRLLGYQELHWAQPGILWAALTLAVLTLPVVIVSTEEALRAVPLEQRTASLALGATQSQTLARVVLPGALPGILTGAVLAVSRGAGEVAPILFTGAAYFLPELPQALNSQFMHLGYHSYVLATQSPDVEATRPLLYGTVLVLLVLTFALNLVAVLIRARTRRRAAAAH